In one Agathobacter rectalis ATCC 33656 genomic region, the following are encoded:
- a CDS encoding recombinase family protein, whose protein sequence is MEFIREDCIYARQSVDRKDSISIESQIDFCKYELKGGSCRVFKDKGYSGKNTDRPEFQKLLGEIRKGKVRRVIVYKLDRISRSILDFATMMELFQEYDVEFVSSTEKFDTSTPMGRAMLNICIVFAQLERETIQKRVTDAYYSRCLKGFHMSGQAPYGYQLEPTVVEGIRTKKMVADPVAADHVRLMFEMYAEPETSFGDITRYFEEHDIKIYGKSMFRTFLSQLLRNPVYAQADLELYEFFKSQGAAIINDASDFAGTNGCYLYQGRDVKEDKDRCLKDQILVIAPHEALISSDTWLKCRKKLMANTTFQQGRKPKNTWLAGKIKCGHCGYALKATHVPNSTGYFRCTKRTENKGCPGCGKIRKEEFEQFIFSAMQEKFKDFQILHGREEKVNPKLTTYQVELAQVEAEIEKLLDTLTGANATLLAYANKKIEELDTRRQTISKAIAELSVETISPQQIKKLSYYLDNWESIDFDDKRKAADGLISTIKATSDRVQIEWKI, encoded by the coding sequence ATGGAATTTATCAGAGAAGATTGTATTTACGCAAGACAGTCAGTAGACCGCAAGGACAGTATCAGCATTGAAAGTCAGATCGACTTTTGCAAGTATGAATTGAAAGGTGGTAGCTGCCGGGTATTCAAGGACAAAGGCTATTCCGGTAAAAATACGGACAGGCCGGAGTTTCAAAAGCTGCTGGGCGAGATCCGCAAGGGAAAGGTCAGGCGGGTCATCGTGTATAAACTGGACCGTATAAGCCGCTCTATTCTGGACTTTGCAACGATGATGGAGCTGTTTCAAGAGTATGATGTGGAGTTTGTATCATCCACAGAAAAGTTTGATACTTCGACCCCGATGGGCCGGGCCATGCTGAATATCTGCATTGTATTCGCCCAGCTTGAACGTGAGACAATTCAGAAGCGTGTCACAGACGCCTACTATTCACGGTGCCTGAAAGGCTTTCACATGAGCGGACAGGCACCATACGGTTATCAGTTAGAGCCTACTGTGGTAGAGGGTATCCGCACAAAGAAAATGGTTGCCGACCCCGTAGCCGCCGACCATGTTCGGCTGATGTTTGAAATGTACGCTGAACCGGAAACCTCCTTCGGAGATATTACCCGATACTTCGAGGAACATGACATAAAAATTTATGGCAAATCCATGTTCCGTACATTTCTTTCCCAGCTTTTAAGAAACCCCGTTTACGCACAGGCCGATTTGGAGCTGTACGAATTTTTCAAAAGCCAGGGCGCAGCGATTATCAATGACGCTTCTGACTTTGCCGGAACAAACGGCTGCTATCTTTATCAGGGACGGGATGTGAAGGAGGACAAGGACAGGTGCTTAAAAGACCAGATACTTGTTATCGCTCCCCACGAAGCACTCATTTCCTCTGACACATGGCTGAAATGCCGGAAAAAGCTCATGGCAAATACCACCTTCCAGCAGGGGCGGAAACCGAAAAATACTTGGCTGGCCGGAAAAATCAAATGCGGGCATTGTGGGTATGCGCTGAAAGCCACCCATGTACCAAACAGTACAGGCTATTTCCGCTGCACCAAACGGACGGAAAACAAAGGCTGTCCGGGCTGCGGGAAAATCCGCAAAGAAGAATTTGAGCAATTCATTTTCTCGGCCATGCAGGAGAAGTTCAAAGACTTTCAGATACTCCACGGCAGGGAGGAAAAAGTCAATCCGAAGCTGACCACCTATCAAGTGGAGCTGGCACAGGTGGAGGCAGAAATTGAAAAGCTGCTGGATACGCTGACCGGAGCCAATGCGACCTTGCTTGCCTATGCCAACAAAAAAATTGAAGAACTGGACACCCGACGCCAGACCATTTCAAAGGCAATCGCCGAATTGAGCGTTGAAACCATATCGCCCCAGCAGATAAAGAAGTTGTCCTATTATCTCGACAACTGGGAGAGCATAGATTTTGACGACAAAAGAAAAGCCGCCGATGGTTTGATCTCTACGATCAAGGCCACCAGCGACCGTGTTCAGATAGAGTGGAAAATCTGA
- a CDS encoding RNA polymerase sigma factor yields the protein MAIINLRDYYPFYTSDCFMEVSEEVAEMFKEFDRKEAAYRLRTYRHKAYYSLDRDDGLEHEAVFVALSPHELYERKVTMQELHAAIANLPNKQAKRIYAHFILGMTKQDIARAEGVHEKVVRVAIERGLRRLEKILKNSL from the coding sequence ATGGCTATTATCAATTTGCGGGACTATTACCCATTCTATACATCGGATTGCTTCATGGAAGTATCGGAAGAAGTTGCAGAAATGTTCAAAGAGTTTGATCGTAAAGAGGCTGCCTACCGGCTGCGTACATACCGCCACAAAGCCTACTATTCCCTTGATCGGGATGACGGGCTGGAGCATGAAGCTGTCTTTGTTGCCTTATCTCCCCATGAACTGTATGAGCGGAAAGTGACCATGCAGGAACTTCACGCAGCGATTGCCAATCTGCCGAACAAACAGGCAAAACGGATTTATGCTCATTTCATTCTCGGCATGACCAAACAGGACATTGCCCGGGCAGAGGGCGTCCATGAAAAAGTGGTTCGTGTCGCAATCGAGCGAGGTCTGCGGCGCTTAGAAAAAATTTTGAAAAATTCTTTGTAA
- a CDS encoding metallophosphoesterase: MKKILSTRVLVKICVLTTILLVLIIYTIWGNSALMVSMVNISSDRIASAFSNFRIAQVSDLHNAEFGESNTELIELLSEHEPDIIVITGDLIDAGHTDIEIAFDFIKQAVQIAPVYFVTGNHEANFSHYDQFKTGLEASGVTVLEDEAIQLVHNNEMITLIGLSDSDFTIKGDMFNEAPAMVNTKLNSLIDDENSYTILLSHRPELFETYVCCGVDLVLCGHAHGGQFRLPFIGGLVAPNQGLFPKYDSGLYTDEKTNMVVSRGLGNSIIPFRFNNRPEVVLVELNTE; this comes from the coding sequence ATGAAAAAAATCCTTTCCACCAGAGTATTGGTGAAGATTTGTGTATTAACAACTATACTGCTGGTTTTGATAATCTATACTATATGGGGCAATTCAGCATTGATGGTAAGTATGGTTAATATCTCCAGCGATCGCATAGCATCTGCCTTTTCTAATTTTCGGATTGCACAAGTGTCCGACTTGCATAATGCTGAATTTGGAGAAAGCAATACAGAATTGATAGAATTGCTGTCTGAACACGAACCGGATATTATTGTGATAACTGGAGATTTAATCGATGCTGGACATACAGACATTGAGATTGCGTTTGATTTTATAAAACAAGCTGTTCAAATAGCCCCTGTCTACTTTGTAACTGGAAACCACGAAGCTAACTTCTCACATTATGATCAATTCAAAACAGGGCTTGAAGCGTCTGGCGTAACTGTCCTTGAAGATGAAGCAATACAGTTAGTGCATAACAACGAAATGATTACCCTTATCGGGCTTTCTGATTCTGACTTTACGATTAAGGGCGATATGTTTAATGAAGCGCCAGCCATGGTCAACACAAAATTGAATAGCCTTATTGATGACGAAAACAGTTACACTATACTGCTATCACATCGGCCAGAGTTATTTGAAACCTATGTATGCTGTGGTGTTGATTTGGTTTTATGTGGTCATGCACACGGAGGGCAGTTTCGATTACCTTTTATTGGGGGGCTCGTTGCCCCCAATCAAGGACTGTTTCCTAAATATGATTCCGGCCTTTATACAGACGAAAAGACAAATATGGTTGTTAGCCGCGGCCTTGGAAATAGTATTATTCCATTCCGATTTAATAATCGTCCAGAGGTTGTATTAGTAGAACTTAACACCGAATAA
- a CDS encoding ABC transporter permease, with protein MKHYLDLVPISAKIHKKQSRMSIFCIVLAVFLVTTIFGMADMFIRSQILQAQQESGNWHIAIKNISNEEAAIIASRPDIEVFSPYGVLNYRGDLGYTLGGKDVAICGCDESYITEIWTDQLEEGVFPQTSNEALVTENAKQIMGVAIGDPIAVETPDGDKLNFTISGFMNNTASIMSGDSYGIILNTEDYCAIYPNVSDGEPNDYGIMFFTQFANTRNIQGKIADLKEQCNLSNEQISSNNNLLGLLGQSRVPFLLQVYLAAAVLFVLVMLAGIMMIASSLNSNVAQRTEFFGLMRCIGATPKQIMRLIRKEALSWCRLAIPVGISIGIVVIWVLCAILRFLSPEFFKAMSTFGFSVPSILAGIVVGLVTVLFAAYSPAKKAAKVSPLAAVSGNANDLEPARNAANTQLLKIDTALGIYHAKANRKNLFLMTSSFALSIILFLSFSVTVEFMQHTLTPLQPWTADLSIISPDNACAIDKALLDDLKENPVVDLAYGRKFAYEVPSVTNGIEKKMDLISYEQYQFDWAKDYLLEGSLESVQTDLGTGLIVYNSQNTIQIGDTVSLNTNGQSKEIQIVGMLSDCPFYSAAGVGTIICSEDTFEQITGESKYTVIDVQLVKGTTDEDVYVIRQMVDSSFTFADERMGNSSTMGTYYCFWLFIYGFLVLIAMITIFNIINSISMSVSARLKQYGAFRAIGVSMGQLSKMIVAEAFTYTIIGGVVGTVLGLFCNKLLFGMLISYRWGDAWTPPLPEVAVILLIVVSSVILAVHGPIKRIRNMSIVDTISAQ; from the coding sequence ATGAAGCATTATCTTGACCTTGTTCCCATATCCGCAAAAATCCACAAGAAGCAAAGCAGAATGTCTATTTTCTGCATTGTGCTGGCGGTATTTCTGGTTACAACTATTTTTGGAATGGCAGATATGTTCATCCGCAGCCAGATTTTGCAGGCACAGCAGGAGTCTGGGAATTGGCATATTGCCATTAAGAATATCAGCAATGAAGAAGCAGCAATTATTGCTTCACGCCCTGATATTGAAGTATTTTCACCGTATGGCGTACTCAATTATCGTGGAGATTTAGGCTACACTTTGGGTGGAAAAGATGTAGCGATATGCGGTTGTGATGAAAGCTATATAACTGAAATCTGGACTGACCAACTTGAAGAAGGTGTTTTTCCACAGACAAGTAATGAAGCGTTGGTGACTGAAAATGCAAAGCAGATAATGGGTGTTGCGATTGGTGATCCCATTGCCGTAGAAACTCCTGATGGCGATAAACTGAATTTTACCATATCAGGATTTATGAATAATACCGCCTCGATCATGAGTGGCGACTCCTACGGCATCATTTTGAACACAGAGGATTACTGCGCGATTTATCCGAATGTATCAGACGGGGAGCCGAATGATTACGGCATTATGTTTTTTACTCAATTTGCAAACACAAGAAATATACAAGGGAAAATTGCAGATTTGAAAGAACAATGCAATTTATCGAATGAACAAATATCTTCCAACAACAATCTGCTTGGATTGCTTGGACAAAGCCGCGTTCCCTTTTTGTTACAGGTTTACTTGGCTGCGGCTGTATTGTTTGTACTGGTAATGTTAGCTGGTATTATGATGATTGCAAGCAGCCTGAACAGCAATGTAGCCCAGCGTACCGAATTTTTCGGCCTTATGCGCTGTATCGGTGCAACACCAAAACAGATTATGCGCTTAATACGGAAAGAGGCGCTTAGTTGGTGCCGTTTGGCAATCCCTGTGGGTATTTCCATCGGTATAGTTGTCATTTGGGTCTTATGTGCGATTTTGCGTTTCCTAAGTCCGGAATTTTTCAAAGCGATGTCTACATTCGGATTTAGCGTACCAAGTATTCTTGCAGGAATCGTTGTGGGCTTGGTAACGGTTTTGTTCGCTGCCTATTCTCCGGCAAAGAAAGCAGCAAAAGTATCTCCGTTGGCAGCGGTTTCCGGTAATGCAAACGACTTGGAGCCTGCAAGAAATGCTGCTAATACACAACTGCTTAAGATTGATACAGCACTTGGAATTTATCATGCAAAAGCAAATCGGAAAAATCTGTTTTTGATGACAAGCTCATTTGCTCTCAGTATTATCCTTTTCCTTTCATTCTCTGTAACAGTTGAGTTCATGCAGCATACCTTAACACCGCTCCAACCTTGGACAGCAGATTTATCTATCATAAGCCCTGATAACGCCTGTGCTATTGACAAAGCATTACTTGATGATCTAAAGGAAAATCCTGTTGTGGATTTAGCGTATGGAAGAAAATTTGCATACGAGGTTCCGTCTGTCACAAACGGTATTGAAAAAAAGATGGATTTAATCTCTTATGAGCAGTATCAATTTGATTGGGCAAAGGACTATTTATTAGAGGGTTCTCTGGAATCTGTGCAAACTGATTTAGGGACGGGCTTAATTGTTTATAATTCGCAGAACACAATACAAATAGGCGATACTGTATCGTTGAATACAAACGGACAAAGTAAAGAAATCCAAATCGTGGGAATGTTGTCCGACTGTCCGTTTTACAGTGCCGCCGGTGTTGGAACAATTATTTGTTCAGAGGATACATTTGAACAAATTACTGGCGAGTCGAAATATACGGTTATTGATGTGCAGTTAGTGAAAGGCACAACAGACGAAGATGTTTATGTGATCCGCCAAATGGTAGATTCCTCATTTACTTTCGCTGATGAACGCATGGGTAACAGCAGTACCATGGGAACTTACTATTGTTTTTGGCTGTTCATCTATGGATTCCTCGTCCTAATTGCAATGATTACAATTTTTAACATAATCAATAGTATTTCCATGAGTGTGTCTGCACGGTTGAAACAGTATGGCGCTTTCCGTGCTATCGGCGTTAGCATGGGACAGCTAAGTAAAATGATTGTTGCAGAAGCCTTCACCTATACCATAATCGGCGGTGTAGTTGGTACGGTGTTGGGACTGTTTTGTAACAAGCTATTGTTTGGAATGTTGATAAGTTATAGATGGGGGGATGCTTGGACTCCTCCATTACCAGAGGTAGCTGTTATTCTGTTGATTGTCGTAAGCTCTGTAATTCTGGCTGTGCATGGGCCAATCAAGAGAATACGCAATATGTCCATTGTTGATACAATCAGCGCACAGTAA
- a CDS encoding ABC transporter ATP-binding protein — protein sequence MEILKVQDLCKTYGKGEAKVEALKKVSFSLDKGEFAAVVGESGSGKSTLLNCIGALDTPTSGHIWIDEQDLFSMKEEQRTIFRRRNIGFIFQSFQLVSELNVEQNIMFPLLLDYRKPDPAAVEEILELLGLTERRHHLPSQLSGGQQQRVAIGRALITKPKLILADEPTGNLDSKNSQDVIALLTQASRRYQQTILMITHNKDLTASVDRVFRVSDGVLTDLGGKTNEALS from the coding sequence ATGGAAATATTGAAAGTACAAGATTTATGTAAAACTTATGGCAAGGGTGAGGCGAAAGTCGAAGCGTTGAAGAAGGTTTCCTTCTCCCTGGATAAAGGCGAATTTGCTGCCGTTGTGGGTGAATCCGGTTCTGGCAAAAGCACATTACTGAACTGTATTGGAGCTTTGGATACCCCTACTTCCGGCCACATTTGGATTGATGAACAAGACCTGTTTTCCATGAAAGAGGAACAGCGCACGATTTTCCGCCGTCGTAATATCGGCTTTATCTTCCAATCCTTTCAGTTGGTTTCCGAGCTGAATGTGGAGCAGAATATCATGTTTCCGCTTCTTTTGGACTATCGCAAACCAGACCCGGCAGCAGTAGAAGAAATTTTGGAACTCTTGGGACTTACCGAGCGTCGACATCACCTGCCGAGCCAACTATCCGGCGGACAGCAGCAGCGTGTTGCCATTGGCCGGGCGTTAATCACAAAGCCCAAACTGATTCTGGCAGATGAACCTACTGGCAATCTGGACAGCAAGAATAGTCAGGATGTTATCGCCCTGCTTACGCAGGCGTCCCGTCGCTATCAGCAAACAATCCTGATGATTACCCACAATAAGGATTTGACTGCATCCGTTGATCGGGTGTTCCGGGTATCAGATGGCGTTTTGACGGATTTGGGAGGAAAAACAAATGAAGCATTATCTTGA
- a CDS encoding sensor histidine kinase gives MSLYQDRQIKGFLLFLTLFALLFVGTATVLTIYQVNDAEVLWLKHDEAVSSSLLEQGVPKEVVAVAFTNTDISDDGRSLLAAAGLGKQSESSMRPYFNQFQRSAFCAMLCTVLFFLFVLAIGIFIFFWKRKRLYQQVDRILLNYINGDYSCHLPQNYEGAIYQVFSSIEQLATMLQSKNETERKAKEFLKDTISDISHQLKTPLAALTMYQEIIESEPENAETVKQFAAKMGISLKRMEQLILSMLKITRLDTGNIIFEKKSCRVSELIAHSVNDLTTRAKSESKQIQIDGDGEQQLICDMEWTGEAIGNIVKNALDHTQAGGIVRITWERTPAMFRIFISDNGNGIVPEDIYHIFKRFYRSKHSLDTQGIGLGLPLAKSIIEGQNGVISVQSEVGKGTLFTLSFLTDL, from the coding sequence ATGAGTTTGTACCAAGATAGACAGATTAAAGGGTTCCTGCTATTTTTGACTTTGTTTGCTCTGCTGTTTGTAGGTACAGCAACCGTTTTGACTATTTATCAGGTGAACGATGCGGAAGTCCTATGGCTCAAACATGATGAAGCGGTTTCATCCTCACTTTTGGAACAGGGTGTTCCGAAAGAAGTGGTTGCAGTTGCCTTTACGAACACAGACATCAGTGACGATGGTAGGTCATTATTAGCGGCTGCGGGTTTGGGAAAACAGTCAGAAAGCAGTATGCGGCCTTATTTCAATCAATTTCAGCGTTCCGCTTTCTGCGCCATGCTATGCACTGTGCTATTTTTTCTCTTTGTGCTTGCCATAGGAATATTTATTTTTTTCTGGAAAAGGAAGCGATTGTATCAACAGGTCGACAGAATATTGCTAAATTACATCAACGGGGATTACTCTTGTCATTTACCGCAGAATTATGAGGGGGCTATCTACCAAGTGTTTTCTTCGATAGAACAGCTTGCAACTATGCTCCAATCCAAAAATGAAACAGAACGTAAAGCAAAAGAGTTTTTGAAAGACACCATATCCGATATATCTCACCAGCTCAAAACGCCTCTGGCAGCCCTCACTATGTATCAGGAGATCATTGAAAGTGAGCCAGAAAATGCAGAAACGGTCAAACAGTTTGCGGCGAAGATGGGTATTTCTCTAAAGCGTATGGAGCAGTTAATCTTATCCATGTTGAAGATAACCCGACTGGATACGGGAAACATCATTTTTGAGAAAAAAAGTTGCCGTGTGTCCGAGCTGATAGCTCATTCAGTCAATGACCTAACCACCAGGGCTAAAAGCGAAAGCAAGCAGATTCAGATAGATGGCGATGGTGAACAGCAGCTTATTTGTGACATGGAATGGACAGGTGAAGCGATTGGAAACATTGTAAAAAATGCACTGGATCACACGCAAGCTGGCGGTATTGTCCGTATTACATGGGAGCGCACTCCTGCTATGTTTCGGATTTTTATTTCTGATAATGGTAACGGCATAGTCCCGGAAGATATTTACCATATCTTTAAACGCTTTTATCGCAGCAAACATTCCCTTGATACACAAGGAATCGGGCTGGGGCTTCCCCTTGCCAAGTCCATTATTGAGGGTCAAAACGGTGTTATCTCCGTACAAAGTGAAGTCGGAAAAGGTACGCTGTTTACACTATCTTTCCTTACGGATCTGTAA
- a CDS encoding response regulator transcription factor, which translates to MNRILLLEDDVSLIDGLVYSLKKNEFDVEVARTVCEAKQYLSELDRYDLLILDVTLPDGTGFDVCERVRKENQQIPIIFLTASDEEVSIIRGLDSGGDDYITKPFKLGELCSRIRALLRRAGVSKSEKNTSMECGDITIDLLGSRATLKGKALDLTSAEYRLLCLLVRNANRVVTRDIILNELWDDTGNFVDDNTLSVYVRRLREKVETNPSHPEHLITIRGFGYQWKEVSI; encoded by the coding sequence ATGAATAGAATATTGCTATTGGAGGATGATGTCAGTCTAATAGATGGCTTGGTCTACTCTTTGAAAAAGAATGAATTTGATGTTGAAGTTGCCCGTACAGTATGTGAAGCAAAACAATACTTATCCGAACTCGACCGATACGATTTATTGATTTTGGATGTTACTCTGCCAGATGGAACAGGATTTGACGTATGCGAAAGAGTAAGAAAAGAAAATCAGCAGATACCGATTATATTCCTGACTGCATCGGATGAAGAAGTCAGCATAATTCGTGGATTAGATAGCGGTGGGGACGATTATATCACCAAGCCTTTCAAACTGGGGGAATTGTGTTCCCGCATCCGGGCGCTGTTGCGTCGGGCCGGAGTTTCCAAAAGCGAAAAAAACACTTCTATGGAATGTGGCGACATTACCATTGATCTGTTGGGTAGCCGTGCAACCTTAAAGGGAAAAGCATTGGATTTGACAAGCGCCGAATATCGTTTGCTTTGTCTGCTGGTAAGAAACGCAAATCGCGTTGTGACAAGGGACATCATTCTAAATGAGCTGTGGGATGATACAGGAAATTTTGTTGATGATAATACCCTGTCCGTCTATGTACGGCGGCTTCGTGAAAAAGTGGAAACCAATCCGTCCCATCCAGAACACCTTATAACCATTCGTGGGTTCGGCTACCAATGGAAAGAGGTGTCTATATGA
- a CDS encoding helix-turn-helix domain-containing protein, with translation MDYMTLKEAAEKWGVTPRRINYYCAGGRIPGAVKMATIWLIPKDAEKPVDMRTKQGKELKHE, from the coding sequence ATGGACTATATGACATTGAAAGAGGCTGCCGAAAAGTGGGGCGTGACCCCTCGACGGATAAACTATTATTGCGCCGGTGGCCGTATTCCCGGCGCTGTGAAGATGGCTACAATCTGGTTGATCCCGAAAGACGCGGAGAAACCTGTGGATATGAGGACAAAACAAGGAAAGGAATTAAAACATGAATAG
- a CDS encoding relaxase/mobilization nuclease domain-containing protein: protein MATTTLLQRHAGEGETIAEAIRDCLDYGKDPEKTESGKYISAYECDPATVADEFLLAKASYAAMTGREQKKENNVLCYQIRQSFYPGEITPKEANRIGYELAMRWTKGRHAFIVTTHTDKQHIHCHIYYNSTTLDCTRKFRNFWGSSFALRRLSDRLCLENGLSIVENPKPRSKSKYRNYGEWQKDRKGPISYQDRLRLAIDTALAERPADLDEFLNLMKRAGYEVKTVRGGGISFRLTGQGQERFTRLRASTLGDGYDLQDVLSAIEGKEKRPGRSERKISLAVDIQAKLAAGKGPGYERWAKVFNIKQMAAALAYIQDNNLTDYEQLAKKATEAADRFHVISEQVKQTEQAMKTNAGLKAATVQYAKTRPVFEQYKVTKYSRKFLAEHEADLELYRAAQAEMRSLLGGAKLPKMDVLKEEGRKLTAKKKQLYGEYQKARRDMQELVTIKANIDTLMGYTEPGRKQEKER from the coding sequence TTGGCTACCACAACTTTGTTACAACGCCATGCGGGCGAAGGCGAAACGATTGCTGAGGCTATCCGGGATTGTCTGGACTATGGCAAGGACCCGGAGAAAACAGAAAGCGGAAAGTATATCTCCGCTTATGAATGTGATCCGGCCACCGTGGCGGACGAGTTCCTTTTGGCAAAGGCCAGCTATGCCGCTATGACGGGCCGGGAACAGAAGAAAGAAAATAATGTGCTGTGCTATCAGATACGACAATCCTTCTATCCGGGCGAGATCACCCCGAAGGAGGCGAACCGTATCGGCTATGAGCTGGCTATGCGCTGGACAAAGGGGCGGCACGCTTTTATCGTTACCACGCACACCGATAAGCAGCACATCCATTGTCACATTTATTACAACTCCACCACCCTTGACTGCACCCGGAAATTCCGAAATTTTTGGGGCTCCAGCTTCGCCCTTCGGCGGCTCTCTGACAGGCTGTGCCTTGAAAACGGGCTGTCCATCGTGGAGAACCCGAAGCCCCGGAGCAAGAGCAAGTATCGGAACTATGGGGAGTGGCAGAAAGACCGGAAAGGGCCGATTTCCTATCAGGACCGACTGCGCCTTGCTATTGATACTGCGCTGGCGGAACGCCCCGCTGATCTGGACGAATTTCTCAATTTGATGAAGCGGGCCGGGTATGAGGTCAAGACGGTTCGAGGCGGCGGTATCAGCTTCCGGCTGACCGGGCAGGGACAGGAACGCTTCACCCGTCTGCGTGCCTCCACGCTGGGGGACGGCTACGACTTGCAAGATGTTCTGTCCGCCATTGAGGGCAAAGAAAAACGCCCCGGGCGCTCGGAGCGGAAAATCAGTCTGGCGGTGGATATTCAAGCAAAGCTGGCTGCCGGTAAGGGGCCGGGATATGAACGCTGGGCGAAGGTATTTAACATTAAGCAGATGGCCGCCGCTCTTGCCTATATACAGGACAATAACCTGACCGATTATGAGCAGTTGGCGAAGAAAGCCACCGAGGCGGCAGACCGTTTCCATGTTATTTCCGAACAGGTCAAGCAGACGGAACAGGCCATGAAAACCAATGCCGGGCTAAAGGCCGCAACGGTTCAGTATGCCAAAACCCGCCCAGTCTTTGAGCAGTATAAGGTGACGAAGTACAGCCGGAAATTCCTTGCGGAGCATGAGGCCGACCTTGAACTGTACCGGGCTGCACAAGCGGAAATGCGCTCTCTGCTGGGCGGGGCGAAGCTCCCTAAAATGGATGTGCTGAAGGAGGAAGGCCGCAAGCTCACAGCAAAGAAAAAACAGCTCTATGGAGAATACCAGAAGGCACGACGGGATATGCAGGAGCTCGTCACGATCAAGGCGAACATTGACACTCTGATGGGCTACACCGAGCCGGGAAGAAAGCAGGAAAAGGAGCGTTAA
- a CDS encoding CD1845 family protein translates to MKILLKILVAPFALALSLLAALLVFLFDICAVLLTIASVILAVLGVALFFTPTPIGGIVFLFLAFLLSPYGLQAAAGSLLWVLDGGKSALYRFLAS, encoded by the coding sequence ATGAAGATACTGCTGAAAATATTGGTTGCTCCCTTTGCTTTGGCGTTGTCCCTTCTGGCGGCTCTGCTGGTGTTCCTGTTTGATATTTGTGCCGTCCTGCTGACGATTGCCTCTGTGATCCTGGCGGTGCTGGGTGTCGCTCTCTTTTTCACGCCGACGCCCATAGGTGGGATTGTATTTCTGTTTCTTGCCTTCCTTCTTTCGCCGTATGGACTGCAAGCGGCGGCGGGCTCCCTTCTTTGGGTGCTGGACGGAGGCAAATCCGCTCTGTACCGGTTTCTGGCAAGTTAA
- a CDS encoding plasmid mobilization protein, whose amino-acid sequence MENRKRNVHLHVMVTPDELAAIHERMAEAGISNAGAYVRKMALNGYILHIDLAPVKELISLQRRCSNNLNQVAIHAHTYGVYPEEIDGLKRDYEKLWGEVSKVLRELSELVAK is encoded by the coding sequence ATGGAGAACCGCAAGCGGAATGTCCATCTGCACGTCATGGTAACGCCGGACGAGCTGGCAGCCATCCATGAACGGATGGCTGAGGCGGGCATTTCCAACGCCGGGGCTTATGTACGGAAAATGGCTCTGAATGGGTATATCCTGCACATCGACCTTGCGCCCGTAAAAGAGCTGATCTCTCTGCAACGGCGCTGTTCTAACAATCTCAATCAGGTTGCCATACACGCACATACCTATGGCGTGTACCCGGAGGAAATCGACGGATTGAAGCGGGACTATGAAAAGCTGTGGGGCGAGGTGTCAAAGGTGTTGCGGGAGCTCTCCGAGCTGGTGGCAAAGTAA
- a CDS encoding DUF4316 domain-containing protein, with amino-acid sequence MHEKDNYLKTAELSTEQNCNMIDGVPNNTPIPPTPPELDAKPLDKVKEPKERRKGRELER; translated from the coding sequence ATGCACGAAAAAGACAACTATCTGAAAACCGCCGAGCTCTCCACAGAGCAGAACTGCAACATGATCGACGGCGTACCCAACAACACGCCCATCCCACCCACGCCCCCGGAGCTGGACGCAAAACCGCTTGATAAGGTAAAGGAACCCAAAGAGCGCCGGAAAGGCCGGGAGCTGGAACGCTGA